The DNA region GAGAAGCGCAGCGCATCCGCCTCGCCACGCAGGTCGGGTCGGGCCTGACCGGCGTGCTGTACGTGCTGGACGAACCCAGCATCGGCCTGCACCCCAAGGACAACCACCGGTTGATCGGCACGCTGAAAAATCTCCGGGATCTCGGCAACACCCTGCTTGTCGTCGAACACGACGAGGACACCATGGTCGAGGCCGACTACCTGGTGGACATGGGCCCCGGAGCCGGCGTGCACGGCGGCGAGGTCGTGGCGTACGGCACGCCGGAGCAGGTCAAGCAGGACCGCAACAGCCTGACCGGGAAGTACCTGCGCGGCGAACTGAAGATCGACGTGCCCACCGAGCGCCGGCGCGGCAACGGCAAGAAACTCAGGGTCTTCGGCGCGAAGGAACACAACCTTCAGAACGTGGACATCGAGATTCCCCTGGGCACCATGACGGTCGTGACCGGGCCCAGCGGCAGCGGCAAGAGCACCCTGATCCACGACATCCTGCACGCCACCCTGGCCCGCGAACTGAACGGCGCGAAAACCACCCCCGGCCGCTTCGACCGGATCGAGGGCATGGAGCACCTGGACAAGGTCATCGAGATCGACCAGAGCCCCATCGGACGAACGCCGCGCAGCAACCCCGCCACGTACACCGGCGTGTTCACCGAGGTCCGCGACCTGTTCACCCGCACGCCCGAAGCGCGCCGGCGCGGCTACCAGGCGGGCCGCTTCTCCTTCAACGTGAAAGGCGGCCGCTGCGAGCACTGCAAAGGCGACGGCGTCATGAAGATCGAGATGAACTTCCTGCCGGACATCTACGTCCCGTGCGAGGTCTGCAAGGGCGCCCGCTACAACCGCGAGACGCTGGAAGTGAAATACAACCACAAGACCATCGCCGACGTGCTCGACATGACCGTCGAGGACGCCCACAGCTTCTTCGAGGCGATCCCCACCATCCAGCGCAAGATGGCCCTGCTGCTCGACGTCGGGCTGGGGTACATGCGCATCGGACAGCCCAGCACCACCCTGTCCGGCGGAGAAGCGCAGCGCATCAAGCTCGCCACCGAACTGAGCAAGCGCGCCACCGGCAAGACCATCTACATCCTGGACGAGCCCACCACCGGCCTGCACTTCGAGGACGTGCGCAAACTCATGGAAGTCCTGCAGCGCCTCGCCGAGGGCGGCAACACCCTGGTGATCATCGAACATAATCTGGATGTCATGAAGTGCGCCGATTACCTGATCGACCTCGGCCCGGAAGGCGGAGTGCGCGGCGGTACGGTCGTCGCCACCGGCACGCCCGAACAGCTCGCCGCCCACGAGGGCAGCCACACCGGCGCGTGGCTGCGCCGGGTGCCCGGGATCGTTCCCGCCGGCGCCACTGCTGTTCCCGCTGAGGCGCCCGCTGCGCCCGCGAAGAAGCCCCGCAAGGCCGCGAAGACCACGCAGACCGAACCCAGGAAGGCCGCCCCACGGGCCAGCCGGGCCAAGAAGGCGGCGGGCGCGTGACCACGCCCGCCCTGCCCCTCACCCGGGCGCAGCGCCGCCGCGCCGGCCTGAAAGCCGCCCTGCGCAACCTCACGGGCCTGCTGCTGCTCGGCGCCCTGGCGTACCTGCTGTGGACGCCCGGGCAGTGGAACATGCAGCTGCTCGCCTGGGTGCTGGTCGTGCTGCTCGCCGACGAACTCGGCGGCTGGTTCGGGTACCTGGGCCTCGCGCTGGGCTTGATCGGCCTGTTCGGGCCGGCCGGGAACCTCACGCAGTGGCTGGTGATCTTCCCGCTGGTGGGCGGCGCCCTGATGGCCCTGCTGCTCGTGAAGCACTCCGGCGGGCCGTTCGTGCTGCCGTTCGGCGCGGCCCTGTTCGCCGCCACCCTGATCGGCGTGGGCCGCTACGGCACGCAGGTGGACCCGGAACTCAAACTTCCCGCCAGCGACAGCTTCCAGCAGTCGGCCCTGCTCGCCATGCTGATCGGGGTGGGCGTGAGCTTCATCCGGCAGGTCGTCGAGATGATCCTGCGCGCCCGCGCCCGCCACCACGCCCGGCAGGAGACCGTCCCGCTGCTGCTCGCCACGCCCGAGGCCGCCCGCGGCACTGGCCCGGTCGGCACCGACCCGGAGTCCGGCGCCCACCCCTGACCGGGGGCCCGCCCGTCCCGCCGCGTCCGCAGTCCTTCTCAGGGTGCGGACGCTACACTTGAACCCGACATGACCAGACTCAAAGGGAGCAACTCGAACAACACCACGCTGGTGATCGGCACGCTGATCGCCGTCGTCCTGATCGCCCTGGCCCTCTTCGCCGTGCGCGGCAAACCCCGCACCGGCGGCGACGGCACCACCGCCACCTTCAACCTCGCGGACATGCCCTACGTCGGGCAGGACGACGCCAAGGTGAACGTGGTCGTCGTGGAGGACTTCAAGTGCCCCGCCTGCAAGAACTTCAACGACAACATCGAACCCGAACTGAAAACCAAGTACGTGGACGGCGGCCAGGTGAAGTGGTACACCCTGGTCTGGCCCTTCATCTCCACCCAGGTCGCCCGCAACCCCGAGGACGACAGCAAGTACGCCGCCCAGGCCGCCCGCTGCGTGCGTGAACAGCAGGGCAACGAAGGCTACGAGGTCTTCAAGGGCATCCTGTTCCGCTCGCAGGGCCCCGAAAGCGAAGTGTGGGCCAGCAAGGCCAACCTGAAGACCCTGGCCGGCAACGTCGAGGGCCTGGACGCCGCGAAGTTCGCCAGCTGCCTCGACAACGACGAAACCCTCGCCGCCGTGGAAGCCGACAAGCGCCAGGCCGAGGCCGCCGGCGTGAACAGCACCCCCACCGTGTTCGTGAACGGCAAGAAGGTCGAGGGCACCGCCAGCGCCATCAGCCAGGCCATCGACGAGGCCGTCTCCGCCGCCAACTGAGCCACCCCCACCCCTGCCCCCGCCGCCCGGAGCCCGCTCCAGGCGGCGGTTTTTCATCCATTCCGGACGGGCGGAGCGGGGGAGGGGCCGCGTGCCCCGCCCGGCATGCTTTACCCTCTGGGCATGAGCCGTGACACGCGCCTTTACCTCGCCTGGGTGGTCGCCCTGATCGCCACGCTGGGCAGCCTGTACTTCAGCAACGTCAAAGGCTACGTGCCCTGCGTCCTGTGCTGGTACCAGCGGATCGCCATGTACCCCCTGGCGCTGTGGCTGGGCATCGCGGCCCTGCGCGGCGAACTGAGCATCCGCGTGTACGCCCTGCCGCTCGCCGTGATCGGCTGGTGCATCGCGCTGTTCCAGAACCTGGAAACCTGGGGGATCATCCCCACGCCCCTGGTGTGCTCCCCGACGACCGGCGCGGTGTCCTGCACCACGCCCTGGCCCGTGTGGGGCAACGGCGCGCTGCGCGACCTGAACACCATCCTGACCATCCCCACCCTGAGCCTGATCGCGTTCACGCTGATCATCGCCCTGCTCGCCTGGGGCCGCACCGCCCGCGACACCGCCGAACTCTGAGCCCCGCGCACCCCGGCCGGCCCCCGTGACTGCGGGGGCCGGCGCCTTGGTTCCCGCCCCGGTGCCCTTCAGGCCGCGGGCGGACAGGCCCGGGTAAGGCCCCGGCCACCCTTTCGATCTCGTAATAGCTCCGTAATTGCCGGGGGGGAGAGTGACCGCACCGTCGCCTGGGGAGGCCCCTGCCTTCCCGACAGGAGGTCACTATGAGATCGTCGTGGTTGCGTCAGGCGTTCATCCTTGCCGGCTTGCCCGCAGCGGCCCTGGCCGGTTTGGTGGCCGCCGGCCACATGCAGACCGCCGCCCAGCCTCTCTCCTCGTCCGGCCCGGCCCAGGCCACCCAGGCCCAGGTGCAGGCCCTGAACAGCGGGACCCTGCTGGCCGGCACCATGGTGCTCGCGCAGGCCGGCACCGCCAGCGCGAACGTCAGGGGCGTGTCCTCGGCCACGTGCATGAACTGCCACGGCAGCACCCCCAAATACCCGGTGCTGGGCGCCAAACTCACGTACGAGCACTCGGCGCATAAACTGAACGGCAACGCCACCTACGCCAACGGCGGCGGCTGCCAGCAGTGCCACACCAACGAGGGCTTCATTGAGTGGACGCAGAAGGGCAAGATCGACCCGGCCACCTTCGTCGCCAACCCCTCGCAGCCCGGTTGCATGACCTGCCACGCGCCTCACGAGACCGGCACCATGGCCCTGCGCACCACCAAGGCCGTCACGCTGGTGAACAAGGAAGAATTCGACGGCGGCAAGGGCAACCTGTGCGCCAGCTGCCACCAGTCCCGCAGCGACGCCAAGGCGGCCGTGAAGGACCTGCCCGCCAAGGACGTCACCGCCCGCCTGGGCGCTCACCACGGCCCGCAGGCCGACATGATGGTCGGCACGAACGCCTACCAGTTCCCCGGTAAGACCTACGGCAGCAGCGACCACTACAGCAGCGTGGACAACACCTGCGTGTCCTGCCACATGAACCTCCCGAAAGGCCGCTACAGCCTGAGCCCAGAGATCGGCGGGCATAGCATGAACCTGGCCGGCGAGGTGCACGAGGTCGAGACGCTGAACACCAGCGCCTGCGTGAGCTGCCACAAGGACATGAAGCAGGCCCCCGGCACCGCCAGCTGGAGCAAGTTCAGTGACGCCGGCGTGCAGTGGGTCGGGCCGACCGCCGTGTTCGCCGTGACCGCCAGCGACGACTACGACCGCGACGGCAAGAAGGAATACGTGCAGGACGAAGTGCAGGGTCTGATGGACCTGCTGGTCAACCCGCAGGGCACCGGCGCCATGCAGACCAAGCTCGCGATGTACGACGCCAAGGGCACCTACATCGGCGCGAAGGCTGCGGCGCCCTACACGGCCGCGCAGGTCGGCGCGCTGTTCAACTACCGCTACGTGCTCGAAGACCGCAGCCGCGGCATCCACAACCTCACATACACCGTGCAGCTCCTGACTGACAGCATCGCCGCGCTGGACCCCGCCTTCGACACCAGCGCCCGCCCCAAGTAAGCCCCTGAATGGGAGAGGCGGCGTGACGAGCGCCGTCCCTCCCGTTCGGAGCACCCCGACAAACCGAGGCGCCGGCAGGTCAATGCCGGCGCCGCCTGGATTTTTCGGTCAGGCGCCCGGGGCCTTCAGGTCCGCCCAGTCCAGGATGACCTTCCCGCTCTGCCCGCTGAGCATCGCGTCGAAACCCTGCTGGAAGTCGCGGATGCCGTAGTGGTGCGTGATCACGGGGCTCAGGTCCAGGCCGGACTGGATCAGGGCGGCCATCTTGTACCACGTCTCGAACATCTCCCGGCCGTAGATGCCGCGGATGGTGAGCATCTTGAAGATCACGGCGTTCCAGTCGATCTGCACGTCCCCGCTGGGAATGCCCAGCAGCGCGATCTTCCCGCCGTTGTTCATGGCCTGCACCATCTGCGCGAAGGCGGGGCCCGACCCGCTCATTTCCAGGCCCACGTCGAAGCCCTCGTGCATGTCGAGTTCGGTCGTGGCGACGTGCCACAGGTCCTCCTGCGCCACGTTCACGGCGCGGGTCACGCCCATCTTCCGCGCGAGGTCCAGGCGGTACTCGTTCACGTCCGTGATCACCACGTTGCGCGCGCCCACGTGTTTCGCCACGGCCGCCGCCATCACCCCGATCGGCCCGGCGCCCGTGATCAGCACGTCCTCGCCCACCAGATCGAACTGCAGGGCCGTGTGCACCGCATTCCCGAACGGATCGAAGATCGCGGCGATGTCGTCCGGGATGTCCTGCGGCAGCTTGAAAGCGTTGAAGGCCGGCAGCACCAGGTACTCCGCGAACGACCCGGGGCGGTTCACGCCCACGCCCAGCGTGTTGCGGCACAGGTGCCGGCGGCCCGCGCGGCAGTTGCGGCAGTGCCCGCAGGTGACGTGGCCCTCGCCGCTCACCCGGTCCCCGATCTGGAAGCCCTGCACCTCGCTGCCCATCCCGACCACCTCACCCACGTACTCGTGCCCGACCACCATGGGCACCGGAATGGTCTTCTGCGCCCAGCTGTCCCACTTGTAGATGTGCACGTCCGTGCCGCAGATGCTGCTCTTGCGCACCCGGATCAGCAGGTCGTTCGGGCCGGGGGTGGGCACGTCGGTGTCGATCATCCAGATGCCCTCGCGGGCCTCCTGTTTGCTCAGGGCGGTCATGGTGCCCGCGATGCCGGGGGCCAGGGTGGGGGCGCTGCTCATGACCGCGTTCTAGCGCGGCGCGCCCCCGGACGCAACGGTGAAGCTCACCGGCCGGGACGCTGGCCTGGACACCCTGCCCGCCCGGCCCTCAACCATTTCATAAGCGGCGCGGCACCCGCGCTTCACGTGTGGGGGCTACGCTGCGGGCATGATCCGCTACCGCAAACAGAACGCCCTGCAGCCCGAGAAGGACGCTGAGGTCAGCGTGAACCTCACGCCGCTGATGTTCTTCCTGGTGGGGTTCCTGGCCATGAAGGCCCTGCTGCGCACCGCGCTGAGCCAGGGCGAGTAATCCCCCGGCCCGTCGCCGCCCGCCCCGGCCGGCCGGGGCGGTAGGCTGCAGGCATGACCAACCCACCCCCGGCGCCCGCGCAGCAGTTCAAGAGCGCGGCCAGCAACCGCTTCGTGATGCCCGGCTGGATGAACCTGCTGCCCGGCACGCCCGACAGCATCGAGGTGCAGTTCGACCTCGCGCCCGAGGACCACAGCCGCGCGCAGGGCCTGCTGCTGCTGGACTACTGGGAAACGCCGGAGAAACTGACCCTGCAGGGCATCCTGCCGGTGCGCGCCTTTACCGCCAACCCCGACGGGTGGTGCGTGATGCTGCCGGCCCGCGGTGACCTGATCATCCGCGCCATCGACCCGCAGCCCAACCCGCCGGTGCTCGCGCCGCACTGGATTCACCTGAACCCGGAGACGAAACCCGGCACGACCGTGCACGTGGCCGTGAAATTCCCTGGCGGGGAAGGCACGCCGCCGGCCGTGCAGAACCTGCTGCGCAGCTGAATCGCCCCGCGCGGCACCTGAACTTCGTCTGAAGGCGGGTTGCACGGGCGGGCGGGCGGCCCGCCCTACGCTGGGGCATGCCGCAGAAACCGGACCTTCCGAACCCCAAGCCCGAGTCCCGGCGCGTCGGGTACGCCATCGTCGGCATCGGCAAACTCACCGCCGACGAGCTGATTCCCGCCGCCCGCACCAGCGAGAACAGCTACGTGGCGGCGCTGGTCACCAGCGAGGAGGACAAGGGCGAGGCCTTCGCCCGGGCCTTCGACCTGTCCGACCGGGACGTGTACACCTACGACCAGTTCGAGGAGCTCGCGGACCGGGAGGACGTGCAGGCGGTGTACATCGTGCTGCCCAACAGCATGCACCGCGAGTACGTGGAACGCGCCGCGAAGATGGGCAAGCACGTCCTGTGCGAGAAACCGCTCGGCATGAACGCCGACGACGCCCGCCAGATCGTGGCCGCCTGCAAGAAGGCCCGCGTGAAACTCATGACCGCGTACCGCTGCCAGTACACCCCGGAACACTGGGCGGCGCGCGACGCCGTACAGGGCGGCCGCCTGGGGAAGGTCAAGCTGCTGGACAGCATTCACACGCAGGTCGAGACCGACGCCACCGCCTGGCGCATGAAGCAGGACCTCGCGGGCGGCGGGCCGCTGCCGGACGTCGGCATCTACAGCGTGAACATCATGCGCTTCGTGCTCGGCACCGAGCCCGAATGGGTCTTCGCCGCGCTGCACCAGCCGAAAAGTGACCCGCGATTCCGCGAGGTGGAGGAGAGCGTGGCCTTCACGCTCGGGTTCCCCGGCGGGATCATGGCGACCGGCTTGACGAGTTACGGCGCCGCCAAGACCACCACCCTGCGCGTGCTCGGCGAGGACGGCAGCCTCCTGATGGACCCCGCCTTCCCGTACGACGGCCTGAAACTCCAGCTCACGGACGAGGCAGGCACCCACCAGCCCAGTTTCCCCGAGTACGACCAGTTCACGCAGGAGTTCAACCACTTCAGCCGGTGCATCCTGGAGGGCGGCACCCCCTGGACGCCCGGCGAGGAAGGCGTGGCCGACCACGTCGTCATGGACGCCCTGTACGAGAGCGCCCGCACCGGGAAGGTCGTGACCCTGAAATCCAGCCGGAAGAAGGACGCCAGCCGAGGCCCGGACAAGCCCCAGCTTCCCGGCAAGTAATCCCGGCGGGTCAGCGGAAGGTGAAGGCGCCGTCTTTCAGGCCCACCGTGACCCGCCCGCCTTCCTTGAGCCGCCCGAACAGCAGCTGATCGGCCAGCGGGCGCTTGACCTGCGCCTCGATCACCCGCGTGAGCGGCCGGGCACCCATCACCGGGTCGTACCCGAGTGCCGCGAGGCGGGCGCGGGCGGCGGGCGTGACGTTCAGCTTCACCTTCCGTTCCGCGAGCTGCCCCTCCAGCTCCCGCAGGAACTTGTCCACCACGCTGCCCATCACCTCACGCGACAGCGGCCGGAAGTGAATCACGGCGTCCAATCGGTTGCGGAATTCCGGCGTGAAGGTCCGCTTCACGGCCTCGGCCTCCTCACCGGCGCGGCCCTCCCGGGAGAAGCCCAGCGCCGGTCGGCTCGCGTCGGCCGCGCCGGCATTCGTGGTAAAGATCAGCACCAGGCCGCGGCCGTCCACCTTCTTCCCGGCGTGATCGGTCAGGGTGCCGTGGTCCATGAGCTGCAGGAAGATGTTGTACACGTCCGGGTGCGCCTTCTCGATCTCGTCCAGCAGCAGCACCGAATGCGGGTGCTTCGCCACGGCGTCCGTGAGCAGCCCCCCCTGATCGAACCCCACGTACCCGGGGGGCGCCCCGATCAGCCGGGCGACGGTATGCGCCTCCTGGTACTCGCTCATGTCGAAGCGGGACAGCGGCACCCCCAGCCGGTCCGCGAGCGCGCGGGCCAGTTCCGTCTTGCCCACCCCGGTCGGGCCGGCGAACAGGAACGCGCCCTGCGGCTTCTGCGGGTCGCGCAGGCCCGCGCGGGCCAGCTTCACCGCCGAGGCCACCGCCTCCACCGCCCGGTCCTGCCCGTACACGCGGCCCTTCAGGTCCGCTTCCAGGGTCGCCAGGGACTGCACCTCCTCAGCCTTCACGGCGCCCACCGGCACGCGCGCCATCCGCGCAACCGTCGCCTCGATGTCCGGCGCACCGACCACCCCGCCCTGCCCGGCACTGCTGCGCGCCGCACCCGCCTCGTCCAGCACGTCGATGGCCTTGTCCGGCAGGAAGCGGTCCCGCAGGTGCCGCACGCTCAGGTGCACCGCGGCGTCCAGCGCCTCCGGCGTGAACGTCACGCCGTGATGCGCCGCGTACTTCGGCGCGAGCCCCCGCACGATCTCCCGCGCGTCCTCCGGCGAGGGCTCCATCACCTCCACCGTCTGGAAGCGCCGCCACAACGCCCGGTCCTTCTCCAGGTGCCGCAGTTCCGCCGGGGTGGTCGCGCCCAGCACCCGCAGCCGACCCCGCGCCAGCGCCGGCTTGAGCAGGTTCGCGGCGTCCACGCTGCCGCCCTCGGTGGCGCCCGCGCCCACCAGCGTGTGCAGCTCGTCGATGAACAGCACCGCGTTCACGCCGTCCAGCGCGGCCAGCACGCCCTTGAGCCGCTCCTCGAAATCCCCGCGGTACCGCGTGCCGGCCAGCAGCGCCCCCAGGTCCAGCGCGTACACCGCCGCGCCCTTCAGGAACCCGGGTGCCGCTCCGTCCGCGACCCGCTGCGCCAGCCCCTCGGCCAGCGCCGTCTTCCCGACGCCGGGCTCACCCACCAGCACCGGGTTGTTCTTCGTGCGCCGCGCCAGCACGTGCACCACCCGCGTCAGCTCCGCGTCCCGGCCGATCACCGGGTCAAACTCGCCCGCGCGCGCCTGCGCGGTCAGGTCCGTCGTGAACGCCGAGAGCGGGTCCTGTTCCGGCGCGTCCCCGCCCTCCGGCAGGGGGCCGTCCACGCCCGCCACGCGCCGCTCCCGGCTGCGGCCCTCCACGCGCGCCACCCCGTGCGACACGAAATTCAGCACGTCCAGCCGCGTCACGCCCCGCGCCTCCAGCACCGAGCGCGCCAGGCTGTCCTCCTCCTCCAGCAGTTCCACCAGCACCCGCGCGCCGTCCGCTTCCTGCGCACCCTTGCCGCTGGCGTGCAACTGCAGCACGGCGCCCTGCACCACCCGGTGCACGCCCAGCGTGAACTCCGGGTCCACGCCCTCCAGCCGC from Deinococcus ficus includes:
- the tdh gene encoding L-threonine 3-dehydrogenase, giving the protein MTALSKQEAREGIWMIDTDVPTPGPNDLLIRVRKSSICGTDVHIYKWDSWAQKTIPVPMVVGHEYVGEVVGMGSEVQGFQIGDRVSGEGHVTCGHCRNCRAGRRHLCRNTLGVGVNRPGSFAEYLVLPAFNAFKLPQDIPDDIAAIFDPFGNAVHTALQFDLVGEDVLITGAGPIGVMAAAVAKHVGARNVVITDVNEYRLDLARKMGVTRAVNVAQEDLWHVATTELDMHEGFDVGLEMSGSGPAFAQMVQAMNNGGKIALLGIPSGDVQIDWNAVIFKMLTIRGIYGREMFETWYKMAALIQSGLDLSPVITHHYGIRDFQQGFDAMLSGQSGKVILDWADLKAPGA
- a CDS encoding DsbA family protein, which gives rise to MTRLKGSNSNNTTLVIGTLIAVVLIALALFAVRGKPRTGGDGTTATFNLADMPYVGQDDAKVNVVVVEDFKCPACKNFNDNIEPELKTKYVDGGQVKWYTLVWPFISTQVARNPEDDSKYAAQAARCVREQQGNEGYEVFKGILFRSQGPESEVWASKANLKTLAGNVEGLDAAKFASCLDNDETLAAVEADKRQAEAAGVNSTPTVFVNGKKVEGTASAISQAIDEAVSAAN
- a CDS encoding AAA family ATPase, encoding MIGEHLQLAIARAADHARSAGHEYVTQEHLLLALTRDPEALEALLALGVNVEALRDDLEEHLSALERLEGVDPEFTLGVHRVVQGAVLQLHASGKGAQEADGARVLVELLEEEDSLARSVLEARGVTRLDVLNFVSHGVARVEGRSRERRVAGVDGPLPEGGDAPEQDPLSAFTTDLTAQARAGEFDPVIGRDAELTRVVHVLARRTKNNPVLVGEPGVGKTALAEGLAQRVADGAAPGFLKGAAVYALDLGALLAGTRYRGDFEERLKGVLAALDGVNAVLFIDELHTLVGAGATEGGSVDAANLLKPALARGRLRVLGATTPAELRHLEKDRALWRRFQTVEVMEPSPEDAREIVRGLAPKYAAHHGVTFTPEALDAAVHLSVRHLRDRFLPDKAIDVLDEAGAARSSAGQGGVVGAPDIEATVARMARVPVGAVKAEEVQSLATLEADLKGRVYGQDRAVEAVASAVKLARAGLRDPQKPQGAFLFAGPTGVGKTELARALADRLGVPLSRFDMSEYQEAHTVARLIGAPPGYVGFDQGGLLTDAVAKHPHSVLLLDEIEKAHPDVYNIFLQLMDHGTLTDHAGKKVDGRGLVLIFTTNAGAADASRPALGFSREGRAGEEAEAVKRTFTPEFRNRLDAVIHFRPLSREVMGSVVDKFLRELEGQLAERKVKLNVTPAARARLAALGYDPVMGARPLTRVIEAQVKRPLADQLLFGRLKEGGRVTVGLKDGAFTFR
- a CDS encoding Gfo/Idh/MocA family protein — encoded protein: MPQKPDLPNPKPESRRVGYAIVGIGKLTADELIPAARTSENSYVAALVTSEEDKGEAFARAFDLSDRDVYTYDQFEELADREDVQAVYIVLPNSMHREYVERAAKMGKHVLCEKPLGMNADDARQIVAACKKARVKLMTAYRCQYTPEHWAARDAVQGGRLGKVKLLDSIHTQVETDATAWRMKQDLAGGGPLPDVGIYSVNIMRFVLGTEPEWVFAALHQPKSDPRFREVEESVAFTLGFPGGIMATGLTSYGAAKTTTLRVLGEDGSLLMDPAFPYDGLKLQLTDEAGTHQPSFPEYDQFTQEFNHFSRCILEGGTPWTPGEEGVADHVVMDALYESARTGKVVTLKSSRKKDASRGPDKPQLPGK
- a CDS encoding disulfide bond formation protein B; this translates as MSRDTRLYLAWVVALIATLGSLYFSNVKGYVPCVLCWYQRIAMYPLALWLGIAALRGELSIRVYALPLAVIGWCIALFQNLETWGIIPTPLVCSPTTGAVSCTTPWPVWGNGALRDLNTILTIPTLSLIAFTLIIALLAWGRTARDTAEL